In Glandiceps talaboti chromosome 14, keGlaTala1.1, whole genome shotgun sequence, a single genomic region encodes these proteins:
- the LOC144445858 gene encoding inactive pancreatic lipase-related protein 1-like yields the protein MKLLNIAVLLSCVYTSLAFNCEFRLFTRANLNTHQVITAQTVAYSYFNSDKESKFIVHGWKSNADVEWMAEMKDELLVHGDYNVFLVDWRDGASNLIYDRSADNTDETGRQMYDFILLLKQHGHHENKCHLIGHSLGAQSSGAAGKRIPTVKRITGLDPAGPSFDSYDNDKKLDASDAQFVDIIHTDANTVTGLGCWNPSGHVDFYPNGGKSQPGCGIFNRKKRDVSVDGDIGCDHGRAHEYFTESINVRCTYQSYPCGLGDECYSCGNRCNKMGFHATIIPSGIFYLETNSARPFCQY from the exons ATGAAGTTACTGAATATAGCTGTGCTGCTGTCTTGTGTGTATACGA GTTTGGCGTTTAACTGTGAATTTCGACTCTTCACGAGAGCAAATTTGAATACTCATCAGGTGATCACGGCACAAACAGTTGCCTATTCCTATTTCAACAGTGACAAAGAATCCAAATTTATCGTCCATGGTTGGAAAAGTAATGCTGATGTTGAGTGGATGGCTGAAATGAAGGACGAACtccttgtacat GGGGACTACAATGTGTTCTTGGTTGACTGGAGAGACGGTGCAAGTAATCTAATTTATGACAGGTCTGCTGACAACACTGATGAAACTGGTCGTCAGATGTATGATTTTATCCTCTTGTTGAAGCAGCACGGACATCATGAAAATAAGTGTCACTTGATTGGTCACAGTCTTGGAGCACAATCATCTGGAGCAGCAGGAAAACGTATTCCAACTGTGAAAAGAATTACAG GTTTGGATCCTGCTGGTCCATCATTCGATAGTTACGATAATGACAAAAAACTTGATGCAAGTGATGCTCAGTTTGTTGATATTATTCACACTGATGCTAACACAGTTACTGGTCTTGGATGCTGGAACCCG TCTGGTCATGTAGACTTTTATCCTAATGGCGGCAAATCACAGCCTGGTTGTGGTATTTTCAATAGAAAAAAGCGAGATGTCAGTGTTGACGGAG aTATTGGTTGCGACCATGGTAGAGCACATGAGTATTTTACGGAGTCCATCAACGTTAGATGTACCTACCAATCCTATCCATGTGGTCTTGGTGATGAGTGTTATTCCTGTGGTAACCGTTGTAATAAAATGGGATTCCACGCTACTATCATTCCCAGCGGTATCTTCTATTTAGAGACGAACTCTGCAAGACCATTTTGTCAATATTAG